A genomic segment from Nicotiana tabacum cultivar K326 chromosome 9, ASM71507v2, whole genome shotgun sequence encodes:
- the LOC107760112 gene encoding putative chloride channel-like protein CLC-g isoform X1 — MSLLISPAPNGLPVTAPAPETEADEESLTQPLLLNGLRRSASNTTSQVAIVGSNVCPIESLDYEISENDYFKQDWRRREKIQTLQYVFMKWMMCFFIGLLVGLVGFCNNLAVENIAGTKFVVTSNMMLARRYTTAFLVFASSNFGLTLFASLITAFIAPEAAGSGIPEVKAYLNGVDAPAIFSLRTLFVKIVGSISAVSGSLVIGKAGPMVHTGACIAALMGQGGSKKYGLNWKWLKYFKNDRDRRDLVTCGSAAGMAAAFRAPVGGLLFALEEMASWWRSALLWRAFFTTAVVAIVLRALIDVCLSGKCGLFGKGGLIMFDVTSANSAYHIWDVPPVLFLAVFGGICGSLYNFLQDRVLRIYNRINERGSAYKIVLALAISIFTSCLLFGLPWLASCRPCPSDTSEPCPTIGRNGNYKKFQCPPGHYNDLASLFFNTNDDAIKNLFSKDTDAEFHHLSMLIFFFTCFVLSIFSYGIVAPAGLFVPVIVTGAAYGRFIGMMFGSHSTLNHGLFAVLGSAALLGGSMRMTVSLCVIILELTNDLLLLPLMMLVLLISKTVADTFNGNIYDLIMRLKGFPYLECHAEPYLRQLAVCDVVTGPLQLFSGIEKVGNIVHVLKTTGHNGFPVVDEPPLSHSPVLFGLILRAHLVELLKKKAFIRDPVPAGSDAFNHFSADDFAKKGLDHGDRVENIQLTDEEMDMFIDLHPFCNTSPYTVVETMSLAKALVLFREVGLRHLLVIPKVSGRVPVVGIITRHDFMPEHVLSLHPSLAKSKWKRLRFKLPPSVKFF, encoded by the exons ATGTCCCTACTCATCTCTCCAGCTCCCAATGGTTTACCGGTAACGGCGCCGGCGCCGGAGACGGAGGCAGACGAGGAGTCCCTCACTCAGCCACTACTGCTCAACGGCCTCCGTCGATCAGCATCCAACACCACTTCTCAGGTCGCCATCGTCGGCTCCAATGTCTGCCCAATCGAAAGCCTCGATTACGA AATCTCAGAGAATGATTATTTCAAGCAAGATTGGAGGAGGCGAGAGAAGATTCAGACATTGCAGTACGTATTCATGAAATGGATGATGTGCTTTTTTATTGGATTGCTTGTCGGCCTTGTTGGTTTCTGTAACAATCTTGCTGTTGAGAATATTGCTGGAACGAAATTTGTGGTTACCTCTAATATGATGCTAGCGAGAAG GTATACAACGGCTTTTCTTGTATTTGCATCTTCCAATTTCGGACTGACATTATTTGCCAGCCTAATTACCGCTTTTATCGCACCAGAGGCTGCTGGTTCAGGTATACCTGAAGTTAAGGCTTACTTGAATGGTGTAGATGCACCAGCAATATTTTCTCTGAGAACTTTGTTTGTCAAG ATTGTTGGCAGCATTTCTGCCGTATCAGGATCTCTTGTAATTGGAAAAGCAGGTCCCATGGTTCACACAGGTGCTTGCATTGCAGCACTAATGGGTCAAGGCGGTTCAAAGAAGTATGGATTGAATTGGAAATGgctgaagtattttaaaaatgaTAGAGATCGACGAGATCTCGTAACATGTGGATCAGCTGCTGGGATGGCTGCTGCTTTTCGAGCTCCTGTTGGTGGTCTGTTGTTCGCTCTAGAAGAAATGGCATCTTG GTGGAGAAGTGCTCTCTTGTGGAGAGCCTTTTTCACTACGGCTGTGGTTGCAATTGTGCTTCGGGCTTTGATTGATGTTTGTTTGAGTGGCAAATGTGGACTCTTTGGTAAAGGAGGTCTCATAATGTTCGATGTCACGTCAGCTAATAGCGCATATCACATCTGGGATGTGCCTCCTGTTCTTTTTCTAGCAGTTTTTGGAGGCATATGCGGAAGTTTATACAACTTTTTACAGGATAGGGTTCTGCGGATTTATAACCGCATTAACGA GAGAGGATCTGCTTATAAAATAGTTCTAGCTCTTGCAATCTCCATCTTCACATCTTGTCTTCTATTTGGATTACCATGGTTGGCGTCTTGCCGCCCTTGCCCTTCAGATACATCAGAACCTTGCCCCACAATTGGACGGAATGGTAACTATAAGAAGTTTCAATGTCCTCCAGGTCACTACAATGATCTTGCCAGTCTATTTTTCAACACAAATGATGATGCAATCAAAAACCTTTTCAGCAAGGATACTGATGCTGAGTTTCACCATCTCTCGATGCTAATTTTCTTCTTCACCTGTTTTGTCCTGAGCATCTTTAGTTATGGGATAGTCGCACCGGCAGGTCTCTTTGTGCCTGTCATTGTGACAGGTGCTGCTTATGGTCGATTTATTGGGATGATGTTTGGTTCGCACTCGACTCTTAACCATGGCCTGTTTGCTGTTTTAGGCTCAGCTGCCCTTCTTGGGGGTTCTATGAGAATGACAGTTTCGTTATGCGTAATTATCCTAGAGTTGACTAATGACCTCCTCTTGCTGCCTCTAATGATGCTAGTTCTTCTTATATCCAAAACTGTAGCTGATACATTTAATGGGAATATATATGATCTCATAATGAGGTTGAAGGGTTTCCCTTACTTGGAATGTCATGCTGAACCTTATTTGAGACAACTGGCAGTCTGTGATGTGGTCACAGGCCCACTCCAGCTCTTCAGTGGCATCGAGAAAGTTGGCAACATAGTTCATGTCCTCAAAACTACAGGGCATAATGGCTTCCCGGTGGTGGATGAGCCCCCGCTTTCCCATTCACCAGTTCTATTTGGTTTGATACTTCGTGCACATCTCGTTGAATTGCTAAAGAAAAAAGCATTTATTCGAGATCCTGTACCTGCTGGATCCGATGCCTTTAACCACTTTTCAGCTGATGATTTTGCAAAGAAGGGTTTAGACCATGGAGACAGAGTGGAAAATATACAACTGACAGATGAAGAGATGGATATGTTTATAGATCTGCATCCTTTTTGTAACACTTCACCCTACACTGTTGTAGAGACTATGTCCTTGGCGAAGGCTCTTGTGCTCTTCCGGGAAGTTGGTTTAAGGCATCTGCTGGTAATACCCAAGGTTTCTGGG AGAGTACCTGTTGTGGGTATTATTACAAGGCATGATTTCATGCCAGAGCATGTGCTAAGCTTGCATCCATCCTTGGCTAAGAGCAAGTGGAAAAGATTAAGGTTCAAGTTACCTCCCTCGGTTAAATTCTTTTAG
- the LOC107760112 gene encoding putative chloride channel-like protein CLC-g isoform X2, whose product MSAQSKASITKNDYFKQDWRRREKIQTLQYVFMKWMMCFFIGLLVGLVGFCNNLAVENIAGTKFVVTSNMMLARRYTTAFLVFASSNFGLTLFASLITAFIAPEAAGSGIPEVKAYLNGVDAPAIFSLRTLFVKIVGSISAVSGSLVIGKAGPMVHTGACIAALMGQGGSKKYGLNWKWLKYFKNDRDRRDLVTCGSAAGMAAAFRAPVGGLLFALEEMASWWRSALLWRAFFTTAVVAIVLRALIDVCLSGKCGLFGKGGLIMFDVTSANSAYHIWDVPPVLFLAVFGGICGSLYNFLQDRVLRIYNRINERGSAYKIVLALAISIFTSCLLFGLPWLASCRPCPSDTSEPCPTIGRNGNYKKFQCPPGHYNDLASLFFNTNDDAIKNLFSKDTDAEFHHLSMLIFFFTCFVLSIFSYGIVAPAGLFVPVIVTGAAYGRFIGMMFGSHSTLNHGLFAVLGSAALLGGSMRMTVSLCVIILELTNDLLLLPLMMLVLLISKTVADTFNGNIYDLIMRLKGFPYLECHAEPYLRQLAVCDVVTGPLQLFSGIEKVGNIVHVLKTTGHNGFPVVDEPPLSHSPVLFGLILRAHLVELLKKKAFIRDPVPAGSDAFNHFSADDFAKKGLDHGDRVENIQLTDEEMDMFIDLHPFCNTSPYTVVETMSLAKALVLFREVGLRHLLVIPKVSGRVPVVGIITRHDFMPEHVLSLHPSLAKSKWKRLRFKLPPSVKFF is encoded by the exons ATGTCTGCCCAATCGAAAGCCTCGATTACGA AGAATGATTATTTCAAGCAAGATTGGAGGAGGCGAGAGAAGATTCAGACATTGCAGTACGTATTCATGAAATGGATGATGTGCTTTTTTATTGGATTGCTTGTCGGCCTTGTTGGTTTCTGTAACAATCTTGCTGTTGAGAATATTGCTGGAACGAAATTTGTGGTTACCTCTAATATGATGCTAGCGAGAAG GTATACAACGGCTTTTCTTGTATTTGCATCTTCCAATTTCGGACTGACATTATTTGCCAGCCTAATTACCGCTTTTATCGCACCAGAGGCTGCTGGTTCAGGTATACCTGAAGTTAAGGCTTACTTGAATGGTGTAGATGCACCAGCAATATTTTCTCTGAGAACTTTGTTTGTCAAG ATTGTTGGCAGCATTTCTGCCGTATCAGGATCTCTTGTAATTGGAAAAGCAGGTCCCATGGTTCACACAGGTGCTTGCATTGCAGCACTAATGGGTCAAGGCGGTTCAAAGAAGTATGGATTGAATTGGAAATGgctgaagtattttaaaaatgaTAGAGATCGACGAGATCTCGTAACATGTGGATCAGCTGCTGGGATGGCTGCTGCTTTTCGAGCTCCTGTTGGTGGTCTGTTGTTCGCTCTAGAAGAAATGGCATCTTG GTGGAGAAGTGCTCTCTTGTGGAGAGCCTTTTTCACTACGGCTGTGGTTGCAATTGTGCTTCGGGCTTTGATTGATGTTTGTTTGAGTGGCAAATGTGGACTCTTTGGTAAAGGAGGTCTCATAATGTTCGATGTCACGTCAGCTAATAGCGCATATCACATCTGGGATGTGCCTCCTGTTCTTTTTCTAGCAGTTTTTGGAGGCATATGCGGAAGTTTATACAACTTTTTACAGGATAGGGTTCTGCGGATTTATAACCGCATTAACGA GAGAGGATCTGCTTATAAAATAGTTCTAGCTCTTGCAATCTCCATCTTCACATCTTGTCTTCTATTTGGATTACCATGGTTGGCGTCTTGCCGCCCTTGCCCTTCAGATACATCAGAACCTTGCCCCACAATTGGACGGAATGGTAACTATAAGAAGTTTCAATGTCCTCCAGGTCACTACAATGATCTTGCCAGTCTATTTTTCAACACAAATGATGATGCAATCAAAAACCTTTTCAGCAAGGATACTGATGCTGAGTTTCACCATCTCTCGATGCTAATTTTCTTCTTCACCTGTTTTGTCCTGAGCATCTTTAGTTATGGGATAGTCGCACCGGCAGGTCTCTTTGTGCCTGTCATTGTGACAGGTGCTGCTTATGGTCGATTTATTGGGATGATGTTTGGTTCGCACTCGACTCTTAACCATGGCCTGTTTGCTGTTTTAGGCTCAGCTGCCCTTCTTGGGGGTTCTATGAGAATGACAGTTTCGTTATGCGTAATTATCCTAGAGTTGACTAATGACCTCCTCTTGCTGCCTCTAATGATGCTAGTTCTTCTTATATCCAAAACTGTAGCTGATACATTTAATGGGAATATATATGATCTCATAATGAGGTTGAAGGGTTTCCCTTACTTGGAATGTCATGCTGAACCTTATTTGAGACAACTGGCAGTCTGTGATGTGGTCACAGGCCCACTCCAGCTCTTCAGTGGCATCGAGAAAGTTGGCAACATAGTTCATGTCCTCAAAACTACAGGGCATAATGGCTTCCCGGTGGTGGATGAGCCCCCGCTTTCCCATTCACCAGTTCTATTTGGTTTGATACTTCGTGCACATCTCGTTGAATTGCTAAAGAAAAAAGCATTTATTCGAGATCCTGTACCTGCTGGATCCGATGCCTTTAACCACTTTTCAGCTGATGATTTTGCAAAGAAGGGTTTAGACCATGGAGACAGAGTGGAAAATATACAACTGACAGATGAAGAGATGGATATGTTTATAGATCTGCATCCTTTTTGTAACACTTCACCCTACACTGTTGTAGAGACTATGTCCTTGGCGAAGGCTCTTGTGCTCTTCCGGGAAGTTGGTTTAAGGCATCTGCTGGTAATACCCAAGGTTTCTGGG AGAGTACCTGTTGTGGGTATTATTACAAGGCATGATTTCATGCCAGAGCATGTGCTAAGCTTGCATCCATCCTTGGCTAAGAGCAAGTGGAAAAGATTAAGGTTCAAGTTACCTCCCTCGGTTAAATTCTTTTAG